The Tripterygium wilfordii isolate XIE 37 chromosome 23, ASM1340144v1, whole genome shotgun sequence genomic sequence AGATTCTTCTGTGTCAAAGAATTTGACTCAGACAAAGAGATTCTTTTAATTCAAGTCTTCACAAACAACAAAAGCATATATAAATTAAGAGTCGTAGTCATCATTTATATGGTATACTGCAAATAGAAGGGCAAATACATAAACTCCATGGCAAAATCATCCTTTCATAAGTCACTCtcccttgtttttgttttccccTTCTTTGTTTTGTTACATGACTCGCTCTGTGTTGCTTCCTCCAAGTCTAACGAACAAGCCGAAGCTCTTCTCAAATGGACAGCCAGTGTTCAAATCAAAAACCAGTCTAGCCTAACTAATTCATGGACTTTTCCTCCTAATAATGCCACTAGTTTGGAACCATGTTCTTGGGATGGAATTTATTGTGAAGATGGAAGTGTTTCCAGAATCAGCCTTGCTTATTCAGGTATTTTTGGCACACTCCATGAATTTCCATTCTCATCTTTCCATAATCTTACACAACTCGATCTTAGCTCCAATGTACTCTATGGTTCCATACCACCTCAAATTAGTCATCTTACCAAGCTCATTTATCTTGACTTGTCAAATAATCAGTTATCTGGAAATATCCCTGCTGAAATTGGCCTATTAATTCATCTTGAGGTTCTGCGACTCGGGAACAATCAGCTTAAGGGCTCAATCACTCAAGAAATAGGCAAGTTAAGGTCTCTCAACAAGCTTTCTTTGTACAGCAACAATCTAACGGGACCTATACCAACTTCTTTGGGAAACTTGACTAACATGACCTATTTGGATCTCTGTAACAATCTGCTAACTGGTTCTATCCCTTCCACTGTTGGCAAATTGAAAAAGCTAACAATGATTTCCCTATCCAAGAACCCAATTTCTGGCTCATTTCCGCGGGAGATGGGAGATTTGAAATATCTTCAAACACTAAGCCTCTATGAAACAAACCTCGCCGGCCCAATTCCAAAATCATTGGGTGGTCTCACAAAACTCACCCATCTGTTGCTTTACAGTAATCATCTCTGTGGATCCATTCCCAAGGAATTAGGAAATCTAACATCTCTTGTTGATCTACAGCTGTACAGAAATCAACTCAATGGTTCTGTTCCGGCTTCGCTTGGTAAATTGGAAAACCTGGAGAGGATTAGTCTAAATAACAACAGACTTTCCGGATTCATTCCACCAGAATTTGGATCAATGACTAATCTTAAGCATCTGGACCTGTCCCTAAATAGTTTCAGCCACTCAATCCCAAAGGAGCTAGGAAACTCGTCGTATCTGGACTACTTGAGTTTGAGCAATAACCAGCTCAGCCATGAAATTCCAATTACACTGATGAACCTATGTTACCTTTCTCAGCTAGATCTGAGCAATAACTTGCTCATAGGTCATATACCAAATAACATTAGTGATTTGGTAAGCTTGGAGAATCTCAATCTCTCCCATAATAGACTCTCCGGTGGCATTCCAGTATGTTTCAATCATATGCCAAAATTGTTGTCCATTGATGTCTCTTATAATGAGTTGCAAGGTCCTATACCATACGGCAAAGCAATTCAAGATCTAGGCTTTGATGCATTGCGAGGGAACGAAAAATTGTGTGGCAACATTCAAGGACTGCAATCTTGTAGTATTAATGTGAAATGCAGTGACACTTCTAATAGATGCAAACATAAAATCCCAATTCTACTCATTCTACTcccacttttaggagcacttcTACTTGTATTTGCGGTCACTGTATTTTTCATCatcagaagaaagagaaaggaagATCCTCGAGCTGAAGAGAGCAATGCATATGATAAACGTTTGTCTTTGATATCATCAGCATTTGATGGAAGAATCATGTACGAAGAAATCATTAAAG encodes the following:
- the LOC119992775 gene encoding MDIS1-interacting receptor like kinase 2-like, with product MAKSSFHKSLSLVFVFPFFVLLHDSLCVASSKSNEQAEALLKWTASVQIKNQSSLTNSWTFPPNNATSLEPCSWDGIYCEDGSVSRISLAYSGIFGTLHEFPFSSFHNLTQLDLSSNVLYGSIPPQISHLTKLIYLDLSNNQLSGNIPAEIGLLIHLEVLRLGNNQLKGSITQEIGKLRSLNKLSLYSNNLTGPIPTSLGNLTNMTYLDLCNNLLTGSIPSTVGKLKKLTMISLSKNPISGSFPREMGDLKYLQTLSLYETNLAGPIPKSLGGLTKLTHLLLYSNHLCGSIPKELGNLTSLVDLQLYRNQLNGSVPASLGKLENLERISLNNNRLSGFIPPEFGSMTNLKHLDLSLNSFSHSIPKELGNSSYLDYLSLSNNQLSHEIPITLMNLCYLSQLDLSNNLLIGHIPNNISDLVSLENLNLSHNRLSGGIPVCFNHMPKLLSIDVSYNELQGPIPYGKAIQDLGFDALRGNEKLCGNIQGLQSCSINVKCSDTSNRCKHKIPILLILLPLLGALLLVFAVTVFFIIRRKRKEDPRAEESNAYDKRLSLISSAFDGRIMYEEIIKATNDFDATYRIGRGGFGTVYKAELPSVGIVAVKKFHSSVDGKHAFQKEFLNEIKALLEIKHRNIVKLHGFCSNARHSFLVYEYLEMGSLASFLKREESAKELDWSKRLNIVKGVARALCYLHHDCLLPIVHRDITSSNVLLDSKCEAHVSDFGTAKLLRTNSSNRSKIAGTYGYIAPEFAYMMKVTEKCDVYSFGVLSVEVIKGRHPGDIIESLLATRAEEKMVLKDILDQRLPPPSRAIKYELTVILELATQCLDSNPKHRPTMHMICKQLLTRFGFQDPAPQLCLD